The genomic interval ATTCAAGATGCGTCAGAACTCCAACTTGTCCACCAAATGATTGAAAAGCATGTTCAATATACGCATAGTCCTCTTGGGGAGAGAGTGTTAAATAGCTGGGCAGATATGAGTAAGAAATTTGTCAGAGTCATTCCGAAGGACTATTTGGAAATGAAAGAGCGAATTAAGCGACTGCTAGAGGAAGGGTTAAGTGAACATCAAGCAGCACTCCGGGCATTTGAAGAAAGCCAAAAAGCAGTGAAAGCGATAAAAGAGGGAGGGTAAGCGATGGGAAAACCAACTGGTTTTATGGACTACGAACGCCAATCAAGGCACGAACGTGACCCTAAGACACGAACGGATGATTGGGATGTTTATACGTTACCTCTTGAAGAACATGAATTAAAAGAACAAGGTGCTCGTTGCATGGATTGCGGGATTCCAACTTGTCATACGGGTATTATGATAAACGGGATGACTTCAGGTTGTCCCGTACATCACCTTATACCGGAGTGGAATGATTTAGTTTACCAAGGCCAATGGGAGGAAGCCCTGAAGCGAGAGCATAAGATGAATAACTTTCCAGAATTCACCGGACTAGCTTGTCCGGCCCCGTGTGAAGGAGCTTGTGTCCTTGGAATTAATGAGCCACCGGTTGCCATCAGGACAATTGAGCTGGAAATCATTAATCGAGGCTTTAAGGAAGGTTGGGTGAAACCGGAGCCTCCAAAGACCCGGACGGATAAAAAGGTTTCAGTTGTTGGTTCGGGTCCAGCCGGATTGGCTTGTGCAGCCCAACTTAATAAAGCGGGACACCGTGTCACTGTTTTTGAGCGTCATGATCGTGTTGGGGGTCTTTTAACGTATGGGATACCTGAAATGAAGCTTCCTTATTCTGTTGTTGAGAGAAGGGTCAATATTCTTAAAGAAGAGGGGATTACCTTCGTAACAAATACAGACGTGGGCAAGGACTATCCCATTACTAAGTTACAATCTGAATTTGATGCGATCGTTCTATGCGGCGGTTCAACAAAACATCGTGATATACAAGTAGAAGGAAGAGAGCTAAAAGGAATCCATTTTGCCATGGATTTTCTTCATGCCAATACAAAAAGTTTATTGGATTCCAACCTTGAGAACGGTGAGTATATATCCGCAAAAGACAAAGATGTGGTTGTCATTGGCGGTGGGGATACAGGTGTAGATTGTTTGGCTACTTCTGTACGTCATAAATGCAAAAGCTTAACACAATTTGATATTTATCAGAAAAAGGGCGAAGTTCGGGAAGATGATAATCCATGGCCGCAATGGCCCGTTATCCATCAAGTGGAGTATGGCCAAAAAGAAGCCGCAGCCACGTTCGGTGATGATCCTCGAGCCTATGCGGTGATGACGAAAAGGTTTGTGGGGGATGAAAATGGGCATGTCAAAGAAATTCATACCATTAACGTTGAAACCACAACCGATGAAAACGGACAGAGAATTCGAAAAGAAATCCCTGGTACAGAAAAAATCTGGCCCGCTCAGTTAGTATTACTCGCGATTGGATTTAGTGGTCCAGAGCAGGATTTACTTCAAAAAATGAACGTCGAGACTGATAATCGTTCAAATGTAAAGGCTGAGTATGGAAAATATAAAACAAATATCGAAGGGGTTTTTGCTGCAGGTGATATGCGTCGTGGTCAAAGTCTTATCGTCTGGGCTATAAATGAAGGAAGAGGTGCTGCTAGGGAGTGTGATAGATATTTAATGGATGAAACAAATTTACCTTAGAATAGTACATGTAATTAGAACTAAAATGTCTACCCAGGCATTATCTTAATAGTAGTCACACATTTTCTTTTATTAACTTTCATAAGTAGTTTAAAGACTGTTATTTGCTTAGGTTATATAAAGTCACACTCTACACACATGTGGAGTGCGTGAACAAAAGAAGAAGGTGAAACGTTTTTGCTGAATTACACATCCAAATCATTTTACACATCCTCCGACCACGAGGTATCTTAGTAAGTAGAAAAGCGAATTAATCAACGTTTCTTACACATTGTAAGGAACGTTTTTATTTATCACCAATATAATTCATACAAAAATCGTATGCTTACTTGTCCTTAATCAAGCAGAAATAAATATGGTAAGGCATAGTATTAAGGTAAAAAAGAAAAAATAAAGTTCGTTAACCAACATGAAACACTCATAAATGTTGTTTTTCAATGTTTGTAAGTGTTTTTTATTTTGGAAATGCGTACATTATACAAATCTTGTTATAGCTTAACAGGGGAGTGATAGGTGCGATAAAATAGTTTTGTCACAAAATATTCACTTTTTTATGTAAAACACACAGCCCCTTTTCTTCATTTAACACTATATCTCCTAATGAAAAGAATTTACTTAGAAGAAAGGGCAGTGATTGAATACGGCAAAATATCGAATGGTGCGTACTGATTTTGGGAAGAATCCGATTGTTTCAGAGGAGATGACTCCTGAGGAAAAGTATTTTTATCTCTATCTTCTTATTTTCTAAAAATGGCATTAATAAATAGAATGATCCAAACTTTCGAAAAGTGAATTTTTTTTAAAAGCACTGTTATATTTCGACAACGTTTTTAGTTAACGTACCTTATACTTTTAATTGGATAGAGGAATTGATAGAAGATCGTAAAGTAGATTAAACAAGCGCCAGTTTACTCTGTGCGCTTTTTACCTTTCATCATATTGGATTAGATATTTTAAGGAAAAGGACAATCTATCAGTTTATGAAACATCAAAACTCAGATTGAGTTAGGCGGAGGGATTTAGGTGAGTGTAAACATCGAAGTACAGCTGATTGATCATTATGCTAAATTAGAAGATAAAGTTTTGGTAGAGTTAGCTCAAAATGGAGATAGTGAGTCGTTGGTTTTTTTAATTAATAAATATCAGCATTTTGTTCGTATGAAGACGAGACCTTACTTTTTAATTGGCGGAGATAAAGAAGATCTTGTTCAAGAGGGAATGATTGGTTTATATAAAGCGATTCGAGATTTTAGAGAGGAAAAGATTGTCAGCTTTCATTCTTTTGCTGACCTTTGTATCACTAGACAGATCATAACAGCGATCAAAACGGCTAATCGTCAGAAACATGGCCCTTTAAATTCATCTATTTCCTTGGACAAGCCTCTTACTAGTGAGGAATCAAATTATACTCTTATGGATATGATCCCTGGAGAAAAAATAACGAATCCGGAAGCATTCATAATTAACCAAGAACAAGCTAATGATATAGAACTAAAAATAATAGAATTACTAAGTGATTTAGAAAGAAGAGTGTTGACTTTATATATGGATGGACAATCCTATGCAGAAATTTCTAAAGAACTTAACACACATGTAAAGTCAATTGATAATGCTCTTCAACGAGTAAAAAGAAAATTGGAACGACATCTCGATATACGAAAGGTTATCTGACCTTGAACCTAATTATGATAGTATCATTAAATAGAAAGGAAAAAGGAATATGACTTTTATGACAAACTTAACATTACGTCAAAAAATGTATACAATTGATTTTAGCCGACCAAAAGAAACGAACGAAGCATTATTGGATTTTTTTATGGAAGTGCAAAAGATAAAAGGTCACGAAACAGACTTCTACTATAAAATAATGAACAAAATTGTAATTGGAAATTCGAAATTTGTGGACTTTAAAACAGTCCAACTTGCAAAGTCTATCGAGCAAGAAATCATTCGTTCAGCATAGGGAAAGAATGGTGTCTGACAGGATCAATTTTACCTTTATGAGAATATTGATTTGGAGCAAACCTTAATGCTCATGATAGCATTTGCAAGTTTGGTATTGTCAATCATATCTTTTAGAGACAAAAAATAACCCACTTTTGAGCGTTGGAGTGCAGCAGGGTGAGTTATTTACCTTAACACGCTAAAGTCCATTGAAGGGAACCTGCTATTATATGACTGTTTGGTGTTCTAGCACTGAACAGTCTTTTTTAGTTTAAGCTTTATCTACTAATATTCTAACTAAAGATTCTGTGTTGGAAAGTCTGGTGGTCATAATTGAAGTCATGATTTATCTTCTAAAATGGGTGAAGTCATTAAAATTACTCAATACAATGAAGAGTATGGAAAAGTATAACAAAAATTAGTTTGAGCCTAGTGATCTAGAACTGTTCCTTAGGAAAAAAATATGGGAAGGTGAACAGTCCAGATTACCTTACATACAACCGAGGATAATGATTCTGTAAGTAGTGCTTGGGGAATTTTAGCAGTAATATTTCAATAAAAAGTTGGTAAACAAACTTGGTTGAACAAGGAATTAATTGAAAAGTAAAAGTAATTTTACGGTTACATTGTATGACATTGTGAAAAAGTATATTTAAGTTAAAACAATAAGTACCTAAAAAATATATAAAATGCTTTGTAATCAAAGAAAGAAATAAACAACCTCACCTTGTAAGAGATTGTGGGTTGTTTATTTGGTCTTTTTATATTTTTATTTTATGTTTCTCGTAAGATGGGAAGGGTACAACAACGGAAGGAGCCACCAGATTTAATGATTTCTGTGATATCCACTTCAATAACTTGAAATCCTCGGTTACGAAGCTGTTTGTTTACCTTCTCATTTACCGGCAGACTTAATACTTTTTTGTTGCCAATATTTAACACATTTGTGCCTAATTGAAATTGTTCTTCTTCCGAAACTTCAATTAATTCATAGCGTGAAGAGAAAAGCTCAATGTCTTTTTTCGTTAAGGCATTTGGGTAAATCAGGGCCACTTCAGGTGAAACGACGTTAAA from Metabacillus sediminilitoris carries:
- a CDS encoding glutamate synthase subunit beta, producing MGKPTGFMDYERQSRHERDPKTRTDDWDVYTLPLEEHELKEQGARCMDCGIPTCHTGIMINGMTSGCPVHHLIPEWNDLVYQGQWEEALKREHKMNNFPEFTGLACPAPCEGACVLGINEPPVAIRTIELEIINRGFKEGWVKPEPPKTRTDKKVSVVGSGPAGLACAAQLNKAGHRVTVFERHDRVGGLLTYGIPEMKLPYSVVERRVNILKEEGITFVTNTDVGKDYPITKLQSEFDAIVLCGGSTKHRDIQVEGRELKGIHFAMDFLHANTKSLLDSNLENGEYISAKDKDVVVIGGGDTGVDCLATSVRHKCKSLTQFDIYQKKGEVREDDNPWPQWPVIHQVEYGQKEAAATFGDDPRAYAVMTKRFVGDENGHVKEIHTINVETTTDENGQRIRKEIPGTEKIWPAQLVLLAIGFSGPEQDLLQKMNVETDNRSNVKAEYGKYKTNIEGVFAAGDMRRGQSLIVWAINEGRGAARECDRYLMDETNLP
- the sigH gene encoding RNA polymerase sporulation sigma factor SigH — its product is MSVNIEVQLIDHYAKLEDKVLVELAQNGDSESLVFLINKYQHFVRMKTRPYFLIGGDKEDLVQEGMIGLYKAIRDFREEKIVSFHSFADLCITRQIITAIKTANRQKHGPLNSSISLDKPLTSEESNYTLMDMIPGEKITNPEAFIINQEQANDIELKIIELLSDLERRVLTLYMDGQSYAEISKELNTHVKSIDNALQRVKRKLERHLDIRKVI
- a CDS encoding putative holin-like toxin, yielding MEQTLMLMIAFASLVLSIISFRDKK